The following are encoded together in the bacterium genome:
- a CDS encoding Ni/Fe hydrogenase subunit alpha yields the protein MKRIVIDPLTRLEGHGRVEIFLDEQGEVANAYFIVPELRGFERFCVGRPAEEMPRITNRLCGLCPEAHHMASAKALDALYGAEPTAAAKKIRELFYSAFFVADHATHFFVLAGPDLILGPDAPRAARTILGVFQAVGSEVAGQIVACRERNRELIQTLGGRKVHPAAGLPGGWSVAVTEEMRRRFEEIARGNVELALGFMRLFESTVLRRPEVAELLVAEGFADRTYSMGTVDAAGRLNFYDGRLRVVDPDGAELALFEPADYARHIAERVEPWTYLKLPYLRAVGWKGLVAGADSGIYCATPLARLNAAGALATPRAQECFERMFETLGARKVGGRYQPVHYRLAAHWARLIELLYAAERMLELATDPQITDPDVRAPVTGTPREGVGCVEAPRGTLLHHYRTDERGILTEVNLIAGTTHNHAPLALSITRAARSLIRAGTQVGDGLLNRIEMVIRSYDPCLSCAAHAFPGPGSIAVTLRDHRGAVVARLGGADAGTPARA from the coding sequence ATGAAACGCATCGTCATCGACCCGCTCACCCGGCTCGAGGGGCACGGCCGCGTCGAGATCTTCCTCGACGAGCAGGGCGAGGTCGCGAACGCCTACTTCATCGTCCCGGAGCTGCGCGGCTTCGAGCGCTTCTGCGTCGGGCGTCCCGCAGAGGAGATGCCGCGGATCACCAACCGGCTTTGCGGCCTGTGCCCGGAGGCCCACCACATGGCGTCGGCCAAGGCGCTGGACGCGCTCTACGGCGCGGAGCCGACGGCGGCGGCGAAGAAGATCCGCGAGCTGTTCTACTCGGCCTTCTTCGTCGCCGACCACGCGACGCACTTCTTCGTGCTCGCCGGCCCTGACCTGATCCTCGGCCCCGACGCGCCGCGCGCGGCGCGGACGATCCTGGGGGTGTTCCAGGCCGTCGGATCGGAGGTCGCCGGGCAGATCGTGGCCTGCCGCGAGCGCAACCGCGAGCTGATCCAGACCCTCGGCGGCAGGAAAGTCCACCCGGCGGCAGGGCTCCCGGGCGGCTGGAGCGTGGCCGTCACCGAGGAGATGCGCCGGCGCTTCGAGGAGATCGCCCGGGGCAACGTGGAGCTGGCCCTCGGGTTCATGCGCCTCTTCGAGTCCACGGTGCTGCGGCGGCCCGAAGTCGCGGAGCTGCTGGTCGCGGAGGGCTTCGCCGACCGGACCTATTCCATGGGGACGGTGGACGCCGCCGGGAGGCTCAACTTCTACGACGGGAGGCTCCGCGTCGTCGACCCGGACGGCGCCGAGCTGGCCCTCTTCGAGCCCGCGGACTACGCCCGGCACATCGCCGAGCGGGTGGAGCCCTGGACGTACCTGAAGCTGCCGTACCTGCGGGCCGTCGGCTGGAAGGGACTGGTCGCCGGCGCCGACAGCGGCATCTACTGCGCGACGCCGCTGGCGCGCCTGAACGCCGCCGGGGCGCTGGCCACGCCGCGCGCGCAGGAGTGCTTCGAGCGCATGTTCGAGACGCTCGGGGCCCGCAAGGTCGGCGGCCGCTACCAGCCGGTCCACTACCGGCTCGCGGCGCACTGGGCGCGCCTGATCGAGCTGCTCTACGCGGCCGAGCGGATGCTCGAGCTGGCGACCGATCCGCAGATCACGGACCCGGACGTGCGGGCGCCGGTCACGGGCACGCCGCGCGAGGGGGTCGGCTGCGTGGAGGCGCCGCGCGGCACGCTGCTGCACCACTACCGCACCGACGAGCGGGGCATCCTCACGGAGGTCAACCTGATCGCCGGCACCACGCACAACCACGCGCCGCTGGCGCTGTCGATCACGCGCGCCGCGCGGAGCCTGATCCGGGCGGGGACGCAGGTCGGCGACGGCCTGCTCAACCGCATCGAGATGGTCATCCGCTCCTACGACCCGTGCCTCTCCTGCGCGGCGCACGCCTTCCCCGGGCCGGGGAGCATCGCCGTCACGCTGCGGGACCACCGCGGGGCCGTCGTCGCGCGGCTCGGCGGCGCCGACGCCGGGACGCCGGCTCGCGCCTGA
- a CDS encoding NAD(P)-dependent oxidoreductase yields the protein MAEPWVIITGATGFLGGQLVRHLRKEYRVFALDRRTPKETGAPEGAGIEWFQVDLGRLDQLREVFSRIRDKGGAQLLLHLAAYYDFSGEDSPEYTRTNVEGTRNVLELAEPLRLRRFIFASSIAACPFPPAGATVTEETEPTTTFPYGSSKQRGEALIREYRERVPSCIIRPAAIFSDWCEYEPLDVFLRAWCSNGWNARILGGRGLSAVPYLHVEDLLSFLVRVVEHGDDLRPAEVLQASPDGCTSHLELFREATRCWFGAPRRPVFMPVPLARPGIRARELLGQLTGRMPFERSWMADYIDQQLNVDMARTRRRIDWAADPDHGVLRRLPLLIENMRKQPQEWRRVNALRRKVRIP from the coding sequence ATGGCGGAGCCGTGGGTCATCATCACCGGGGCCACGGGCTTTCTCGGCGGCCAGCTCGTCCGCCACCTGCGCAAGGAGTACCGCGTCTTCGCGCTGGACCGGCGCACCCCGAAGGAGACCGGCGCGCCCGAGGGGGCGGGGATCGAGTGGTTCCAGGTCGACCTCGGGCGGCTCGACCAGCTCCGCGAGGTCTTCTCGCGCATCCGGGACAAGGGCGGAGCGCAGCTGCTGCTGCACCTGGCCGCCTACTACGACTTCAGCGGCGAGGACAGCCCCGAGTACACCCGCACGAACGTCGAGGGCACGCGCAACGTCCTCGAGCTGGCCGAGCCCCTGCGGCTGCGGCGGTTCATCTTCGCCAGCTCGATCGCGGCCTGCCCATTCCCGCCGGCGGGCGCGACCGTGACCGAGGAGACCGAGCCGACGACCACCTTTCCCTACGGCAGCTCGAAGCAGCGCGGCGAGGCGCTGATCCGCGAATACCGGGAGCGGGTCCCCTCGTGCATCATCCGACCCGCGGCGATCTTCAGCGACTGGTGCGAGTACGAACCGCTCGACGTCTTCCTGCGGGCCTGGTGCTCGAACGGCTGGAACGCGCGCATCCTCGGAGGGCGCGGGCTCTCGGCGGTGCCCTACCTGCACGTGGAGGACCTGCTCTCCTTCCTCGTGCGCGTCGTCGAGCACGGCGACGATCTGCGGCCCGCCGAGGTCCTCCAGGCCAGCCCCGACGGCTGCACGTCCCACCTCGAGCTGTTCCGGGAGGCCACCCGCTGCTGGTTCGGCGCGCCGCGCCGGCCCGTGTTCATGCCGGTGCCCCTCGCCCGGCCCGGCATCCGCGCGCGCGAGCTGCTCGGGCAGCTGACCGGCCGGATGCCCTTCGAGCGCTCGTGGATGGCGGACTACATCGACCAGCAGCTGAACGTGGACATGGCGCGCACGCGCCGGCGCATCGACTGGGCGGCCGACCCGGACCACGGCGTCCTGCGGCGCCTGCCGCTGCTGATCGAGAACATGAGGAAGCAGCCGCAGGAGTGGCGGCGGGTGAACGCGCTGCGCAGGAAGGTGCGCATCCCCTGA